Proteins encoded together in one Pseudomonadota bacterium window:
- a CDS encoding FecR domain-containing protein, producing the protein MKRHLIISLIIVSIAFLFFASLSHAILAGKISMLEGRVDVLKPGKNTTSPVKAGDSVDVGDIYRAKSDGKAEITFLNNNILKIASNTRAEIKEAMFEGNKSSNIVKLYRGRVQAITSEEFIKKTAAFAEGNKFEVHTPNAIAGVRGSNMIVSFLQGITGTLLLSGIGYQYNPGDPNKATITLTKGSISFVLTVTSSPTPARQATESEITVQVKTVVPSTGSGGGSTGGPGGTTGGTGETVFIASAPTTGTASLAEKVIQFLESVFQAKSSTPPLPPPVITTDTTLPTIQITSKPAALTNQSMATFDFQSNEDANFKYSLDANPWVTVSGSNHKTVTLSGVSDGNHTIYVKAVNQAGNESTTTSYAWTVDTVAPAVTITTSPAALTNSGSASFAFTSSKTGTYTYSLDSGGVTTTTGSFNLTGLADGRHIVEVKATDQAGNISTKSYTWTVDTVAPTVTITQQASPAVDSKTDVNVTFSSSKTSTYSYKLNSGAWIDAASLLTISGLSSGAHVLYYKGVDQAGNTSSQNSLSFTLNRDSLSGKVGGIGGMDSSATTATLEATGVQNANWGGWKTNLSFIADIASGDSWSIQTGGSSGWKRWIETSTGTSNGTNLTGISDLTFLSWTTLGIGAKGTFTGSASGGNWQATVNGTGKYSESDLKHYIYTYYSSDMYYYTSEGWCTSGEITDFGGGGTQSLWGGSYPTSLTLIGKYTPGDYSAIWHSDNVYANNYSEDRRITFDSPPGAIRGFLVGARASDNTMDARIASLYVKDTAQSAGIILGSLSGNAYPGIGMFMMTGTMNEPVEMVSSGIGFEAKDFAGLGIYYDSVSDSKSELIWDPSGSFTGGGTIVPVTGMHTRGWIKDAGEQRDWGIWLHKIGGTYSGTISDSWQASFDFIGDTTSEIMGTQTWGTKWSSASSDQKKIQGMTYGYGTGSVRDGESSTPSTWVSAGETVGTFNPAATPSPTFQAISTGAYIETNKFLAMADTDAGRAMLQKLNIPCIQVGSADLTGSGAYGDGLTLTVNMYNTKFFAATTGGPARIWATGGTGESQGVQGSYNGWGAPPSGTTAVLNGGSGLAATFTVKQFDGSTWRAAIAGTGGFNGSTSFKGAGAGKVNAEMKTFSGTAAGTAK; encoded by the coding sequence ATGAAAAGACATCTTATTATATCTCTTATAATTGTTTCAATCGCCTTCTTATTCTTTGCGAGCCTGTCCCATGCTATCCTGGCAGGTAAGATCAGCATGCTTGAAGGCAGAGTAGATGTATTGAAGCCCGGGAAGAATACAACCTCGCCGGTAAAGGCGGGAGACTCTGTAGATGTGGGCGATATCTACCGTGCAAAGAGCGATGGAAAGGCAGAGATTACCTTCCTTAACAACAACATATTAAAGATTGCATCCAACACCAGGGCCGAGATAAAAGAAGCCATGTTTGAAGGAAATAAGAGCAGCAATATAGTTAAGCTCTACCGCGGGAGGGTTCAGGCCATCACCAGTGAAGAGTTTATCAAAAAAACGGCTGCCTTTGCAGAGGGCAACAAGTTTGAAGTACATACTCCAAATGCTATAGCAGGTGTCAGGGGTTCCAATATGATCGTCTCTTTCCTCCAGGGTATAACGGGGACTCTCTTACTCAGTGGGATAGGCTACCAATACAACCCCGGTGATCCAAACAAGGCAACAATTACCTTAACTAAGGGATCCATCTCTTTCGTTTTGACGGTCACATCTTCCCCAACCCCTGCAAGGCAGGCAACGGAGAGCGAAATCACCGTACAGGTGAAGACGGTTGTCCCGTCAACAGGATCAGGGGGTGGAAGCACCGGAGGACCAGGCGGAACTACCGGGGGTACCGGGGAAACCGTTTTTATTGCATCAGCCCCAACAACCGGAACGGCATCTCTCGCTGAAAAGGTGATTCAGTTTCTTGAGTCGGTCTTTCAAGCTAAATCTTCTACTCCACCATTGCCACCGCCGGTTATCACAACAGATACAACACTGCCAACCATACAAATAACCTCAAAACCGGCGGCATTAACAAACCAGAGTATGGCAACTTTTGATTTTCAATCTAATGAAGATGCAAACTTCAAGTATAGCCTTGATGCCAACCCCTGGGTAACAGTGAGCGGATCAAACCATAAAACAGTTACCCTGTCAGGGGTGTCAGATGGAAATCATACAATTTATGTAAAGGCAGTGAATCAGGCAGGTAATGAATCGACGACAACATCATATGCCTGGACAGTGGATACTGTTGCCCCGGCAGTGACAATAACCACATCACCGGCGGCATTGACAAACTCCGGCAGCGCTTCCTTTGCCTTTACAAGCAGCAAGACCGGAACATATACCTATAGTCTCGACAGCGGCGGGGTAACAACCACAACAGGCTCATTTAACTTGACCGGGCTCGCAGACGGAAGACATATTGTTGAAGTAAAGGCTACTGACCAGGCCGGGAATATCTCAACAAAATCATATACCTGGACAGTGGATACTGTGGCACCGACAGTGACAATAACCCAACAGGCATCACCTGCTGTTGACAGCAAAACCGATGTGAATGTTACCTTTTCAAGCAGCAAGACGTCCACTTATTCGTATAAACTCAATTCCGGTGCATGGATTGATGCAGCTTCTCTGTTAACCATCTCAGGCCTTTCCTCGGGAGCTCATGTGCTCTATTATAAGGGCGTTGATCAGGCCGGGAATACATCATCACAGAACTCTCTATCCTTCACACTAAACCGGGATTCCCTGTCAGGCAAGGTAGGCGGGATAGGGGGAATGGATTCAAGTGCAACAACAGCAACTTTGGAAGCAACAGGCGTGCAAAATGCAAACTGGGGCGGCTGGAAAACAAACCTTTCTTTTATCGCCGATATCGCATCAGGAGATTCATGGTCAATCCAGACCGGCGGCAGCAGCGGATGGAAACGTTGGATCGAAACCTCAACAGGCACATCAAACGGTACAAACCTTACGGGAATATCGGACCTTACCTTTCTAAGCTGGACAACCCTCGGCATTGGCGCAAAAGGGACCTTTACGGGTTCGGCTTCCGGCGGCAACTGGCAGGCCACAGTAAACGGCACAGGTAAGTACAGCGAAAGCGACCTCAAACATTACATTTATACCTATTATTCTTCTGATATGTACTATTATACATCGGAAGGGTGGTGCACAAGCGGGGAGATTACAGATTTCGGCGGCGGAGGTACACAATCCCTATGGGGCGGCTCCTATCCGACATCACTAACACTCATAGGGAAATACACGCCCGGTGACTATTCGGCCATATGGCACTCCGATAATGTTTATGCCAACAATTATTCAGAGGATCGCAGGATAACCTTCGATTCACCCCCCGGCGCCATAAGGGGTTTTCTTGTGGGCGCCCGCGCATCAGATAATACAATGGATGCAAGGATTGCAAGCCTTTATGTAAAAGACACTGCCCAAAGCGCGGGGATTATATTGGGGAGCCTGTCCGGGAATGCCTATCCCGGCATCGGCATGTTCATGATGACAGGCACAATGAACGAGCCTGTTGAAATGGTTTCGTCTGGCATCGGTTTTGAAGCAAAAGACTTTGCCGGCCTTGGAATTTATTATGATTCGGTAAGTGATTCAAAAAGCGAACTTATCTGGGATCCTTCAGGCTCTTTCACCGGCGGCGGAACCATCGTGCCCGTAACGGGAATGCATACTCGCGGATGGATCAAAGATGCCGGTGAACAGAGAGATTGGGGTATCTGGCTGCATAAAATCGGCGGCACATATTCGGGAACAATATCCGATTCATGGCAGGCATCCTTTGATTTTATCGGGGATACAACATCTGAAATCATGGGGACTCAAACATGGGGCACAAAATGGTCCAGCGCATCGTCTGACCAAAAAAAGATACAGGGTATGACATACGGATACGGCACGGGGTCTGTGCGGGACGGTGAATCATCAACGCCAAGCACATGGGTAAGCGCGGGGGAAACAGTCGGCACCTTTAACCCCGCTGCTACGCCCAGCCCTACCTTTCAGGCCATCTCCACAGGCGCCTACATCGAGACAAATAAATTTCTCGCAATGGCAGATACTGACGCCGGAAGAGCAATGCTCCAGAAGCTCAATATCCCCTGCATACAGGTAGGCAGCGCCGATCTTACCGGGAGCGGGGCTTATGGTGACGGTTTAACCCTTACGGTAAACATGTATAATACTAAATTTTTTGCCGCTACAACCGGAGGCCCTGCAAGGATATGGGCAACCGGTGGAACAGGGGAATCACAAGGGGTACAGGGCAGTTATAACGGGTGGGGCGCCCCTCCATCAGGCACAACCGCAGTTTTAAACGGCGGCAGCGGACTTGCTGCCACTTTTACTGTGAAACAATTTGATGGATCCACCTGGCGCGCGGCAATAGCCGGCACAGGAGGTTTCAACGGTTCTACGAGTTTCAAGGGCGCAGGCGCAGGCAAAGTCAACGCCGAAATGAAAACCTTCAGTGGCACCGCAGCAGGAACGGCAAAGTAA
- a CDS encoding ABC transporter substrate-binding protein, producing the protein MKKPIYISIILLFVYCCFAGLSFAAEKPIKLGVMFIMSGPMGGYGKHGKQAVQMAMDEINSNGGILNRKVEAIFEDTKLKVDIGEEIAKKFITKDKVDFIIGPTSSAVAVAVSKIASQNKKILILTQAAANSMTDDLFSPYQFSILSNAMMHSRSGAYYMSSKPLKRWMCIGPNYNYGHESWAAFKNKLKELRPDVEFVGELWPKLMEADYTPFIKKIAELKPDAVWSPLWGNDANNFIKQALPSGLFNTIKFAFPDGAALETLIPLGKDLPEGTYVAARYFFLTPDSDMNRMFVKAYYERFKEYPDYMANETYAGVYFIKAAVERAGSLNADKIINAVEKEPLAWETPEGWKIMRKEDHSVVEDVVWGETIYSEKYGFSILKNMEAIQAEQICRTPDELKAVRDKYSKKMKEGKK; encoded by the coding sequence ATGAAAAAACCAATCTATATCTCTATTATTTTATTGTTTGTTTATTGCTGTTTTGCCGGTTTATCCTTTGCGGCAGAAAAACCCATAAAACTTGGTGTAATGTTTATTATGTCAGGACCTATGGGCGGTTATGGCAAGCATGGTAAGCAGGCAGTGCAGATGGCTATGGACGAGATAAACTCAAATGGCGGGATTTTAAACAGGAAAGTAGAGGCTATTTTTGAAGACACCAAGCTCAAGGTAGATATAGGCGAAGAGATTGCAAAAAAGTTTATTACTAAAGATAAAGTGGACTTTATCATAGGGCCCACTTCCAGCGCCGTCGCAGTGGCTGTGTCGAAGATTGCAAGCCAAAATAAGAAAATATTGATTTTAACGCAAGCGGCAGCAAATTCAATGACAGATGATCTGTTTAGCCCTTACCAGTTCAGCATACTGAGCAATGCCATGATGCATTCGCGCTCCGGGGCATATTATATGTCTTCAAAGCCATTGAAACGCTGGATGTGCATCGGACCGAATTACAACTACGGTCATGAATCATGGGCGGCATTCAAGAACAAGCTAAAGGAACTTAGACCGGATGTAGAGTTTGTTGGCGAGTTATGGCCTAAGCTTATGGAAGCTGATTATACGCCTTTTATTAAAAAGATTGCTGAACTCAAGCCGGATGCAGTTTGGTCGCCTTTATGGGGCAATGATGCAAATAACTTTATTAAACAGGCATTGCCCTCCGGTCTGTTTAATACTATAAAGTTTGCCTTTCCTGATGGGGCGGCGCTTGAGACACTTATACCTCTTGGGAAGGATTTGCCGGAAGGTACATATGTGGCAGCACGTTACTTTTTTCTTACACCTGATTCGGACATGAACCGAATGTTTGTTAAAGCCTATTACGAGAGGTTTAAAGAATACCCGGATTATATGGCAAACGAGACATATGCCGGTGTTTATTTTATAAAGGCTGCTGTAGAGCGTGCAGGCTCATTAAATGCTGATAAAATCATTAATGCTGTTGAAAAGGAACCGTTGGCATGGGAGACCCCGGAAGGTTGGAAGATAATGAGGAAAGAAGACCATTCCGTTGTTGAGGACGTTGTATGGGGCGAGACAATATACAGCGAAAAATACGGGTTTTCCATTCTGAAAAACATGGAAGCTATACAGGCAGAACAGATATGCCGTACTCCGGATGAGCTCAAGGCAGTTCGTGATAAATACAGTAAGAAGATGAAGGAAGGTAAAAAGTAA